In Phycisphaerales bacterium AB-hyl4, the genomic window ATAACAACTGATCGAGGCGACGGTCCGGTCGCCACGTTTTTTCACCGTAACGGTTGTACCGCGTTGAATGGCTTCCGGGGCGGTGTGGCAGCGAAAACGATGGGACGCGATCAATCCTTTAGCCCGATAGCTTTCGTACACGAGACGCCAGGCGTCCATGATGTCATCGACGGATTGAGCGACCTCAATCCGAGACGGCGCCGGAGCGGCCGGAATGGGAAGCGCAAATGTGTCGTCAATGGGTGGAACGGTCGTGGTGTCGATGGTGTGGGCAATGGTTGTGGCGGTCATACGGCAGGGCGTCCTTGTTTTACGAACTTCAAAACAGAGGCGGCAACCTCAGCAGGTTGGCCGATCGGCGTCAGTTCATTTTTCTCGTCCGCTTGACGGCGCGGACTGACTTTCGCCTGTCTTGTTTCTCTCCCCCTCATGGAAGCTTTAAAACGTGGCTCGCTCTTCATTAGGTATTCATGAGGGCGGGCCGGTGAAGTTGCCAGATTTCCTTACAGTAGTTGCAGTAAACCCCAGGGCCGGATGATCCGCATCCAACCCCCGAAGGAAAGCGATGGCATTCAAGTTGTTACAAATTGGTTTTGTGTCCGCACAAACTGAGGGTGCGGACCTGTGGCGGGCGTTGTCAACGCGACGCGCGTTTTCTGCGAGCCAAGTTTGCACGGCCGGGTAAGCCGAGTCTTGCTGCGTTTCGGAAGGATTGCATACTATGTCGTTATCGGACGGTGTCAAACCGGATCTCCAGCTTGAGAATCTCGTGGCCAGTCTTGCCGACATCGTTGGTCAGGAGCATGTCCTGATCGACGGACCGACTCTTGATCGCTACGCGCGAAGCAGTTCGGGAAATCCCACACGGCCTCTGGCACTCGTTCGGCCTGCTGATACTGAGCAGGTGCAACGGCTTGTACAACTGGCAGTGGACGCGGGCCTGGCTCTGCATCCAATCGCGCGTGGCCGTAACTGGGGTTACGGCGACGCATGCGCCCCCACGCAGAACCAAGTCGTCGTGGACATGGCTCGCATGAATCGCATCGTCGAGGTCAATCGTCGGCTCGCGTATACCGTCATCGAACCCGGCGTCAGCCAGGGTCAACTTTGGCAATATCTGCAACAGTACGCCCCGGATTTGATGATGGATTGCACCGGAGCCGGACCGGATGCAAGTTTAGTTGGCAATACCCTCGATCGCGGCTTCGGTCATACACGCTACGGCGACCATTTCCTCACCACCTGCGGCATGCAGGTCGTCCTGCCGGATGGACGCGTGCTCGAAACCGGGTTCGGCCATTATTCTCCTAAACCCCATGCACAGCACGTTTACCGTTATGGCATCGGTCCGTTTCTCGATGGCCTGTTCGTACAATCCAACTTCGGCATCGTCACGCGCATCGGCCTCTGGCTGATGCCGAAGCCTGAAGCGTTCTCCGCATTTTTTTTCTCAGATCCGAACCCCCAGGCCATTGAAAAAATTGTCGAAAGCCTCGCCCCGCTCCGCATGCAGGGACTGCTCACCAGCGCCATTCACATCGGCAATGACCTGCGACTGCTCTCGGCTCGAACACGCTACCCCTGGGAGCGCGCCCAAGGGAAAACCCCGTTGTCCGACGACCTTCGCAAACAGCTTTGCAGCGAATTCGGCATCGCCGCCTGGACCGGCTGCGGCGCGATTTCCGGCACGCGGGAAACCGTCGCCGCGACGAAAAAAGCTGTCCGACGAGCCGTGCGGACGCACACGCTTGTCTTTCTCGATGATCAACGCATCCGTCGGCTCGATCAGGTGAGCCAATGGCTCGGTCGGCTGGGCCTGGCAGGGGGGCTGCGGACCAAACTCGCGTCGATTCGCCCGATCTATGGGCTCCTGAAAGGCGAGCCCACCAGCGAATCGATCGCCGGCACTGCCTGGCGCGTCCGCGGGCCGGTCTCCGAACCGATCGAAAGCCCGCTCGACGCGCATGCGGGCATCATCTGGGCATCGCCTGTCATTCCCGCCACAGGCGACGACGCCCGCCGACTGCTCGATCTGATGGAGCCGATCTACAAGAAGCACGGCTTTGAGATGCTCGTCACCTTCACCATGATCAACGAACGCGCCATGGTCGCCGTGACCAACCTTGCCTTCGACGCCCGCGAAGCCGACGAAGCCCGACAAGCCGCCGACTGCTATCACGAACTGACGACGACCATGCTCGCCAACGGCTACCCGCCGTACCGCTCGAGTCCGCTCGGCCAGCGGCATCTTCGGCATGGGTCAGAGGTGTATTGGGATGTGGTCGACCAACTTCGGCAGATGCTCGACCCGCGCGGGATCGTCAGCCCTGGCCGTTACGAGCCGCCCCTGCCATCCGCGAGCAGTTCCAGCGGGTCGGCCAATGATGAGCAGGATATGTGATGGACTGCGCTGGCTGGCGCCTCGGCGTCAGGTCCGTCGTCGTAACGTCTTCATCGGTTTGAGCAACTGCTCGACCTGGTGCGATTCTCCTTTAGCCCGTCGTCCGCAGGCCCGCTGCGATGCCCTGCACACTCAGGCGAAGCAACTCGGCCAGCTGTTCCAACTGCGCTTCGGAGGCGGTCGACTGGCGGAATCGGTGAATCAACTCGATCTGAATGAAATTCAACGCGTCAACATACGGATTGCGCGCCTGGACCGAGCGTTGCAGCCACACGACGGCGTCGAGCAGGGCGGGTCGGCCGGTCACCTGCTGCAGCGCGTCGCAGGTGCGGTCGATCTCGTGGACCACCATGCCGACCAGCTTTTCGCTTATCGACGCGTCGGGTACGAGCCGGGCATACTGGTGGATGATGTTGCGATCGCACTTGGCCAATCCCAGTTCCGCGTTGTCGATGATGCTGCGAAACAGCGGCCAGTGCTGGTACATTTCGCGGAAGTTGGCCCAGTCGCCCGCTGCCGACGCGTTGAGCGCGCCGCCTAGCCCGAAGTACGCGGTGAGCATGTGTCGGCTCTGCGTCCAGGCGAACGTATAAGGGATCGCGCGCAGGGTTGAAAGGTCGCGCTGGGCTTGGCGTCGGCTTGGCCGGGAGCCGATGGGCAGGCTCTCGATGACCTCGATCGGCGTGGCGTGTTCGAAATAGCTGATAAACCCCGGCGTTTCGAGCAGTTCGCGGTACACGCGCTCCGAGGCGTCGGCGGCGCGGTCCATCGTGCGACGCCACTGCTCGGGAACCGGCTCGGCCGACTTGGCGCTGACCAGTAGTGTGGCCCACGTCACCTGCTCAAGATGGCGATAGGCGACCTGCGGATCGTCGTAACGCTCAGCGAGCACCTCGCCTTGCTCGGTGACGCGCAGGCGGCCGTCGACCGCCTCGGGCGGCAGCGTGAGGATGCCGCGCGCCGCGGGCCCGCCGCCGCGCCCCAGCGACCCGCCTCGCCCGTGGAAGAACGCAACTTCGACGCCATGCCGTTTGGCCACTTGGCTCAGTTCGCGCTGCGCCTGGTGGAGGCACCAGTTGGCGGCGAGGAAGCCGCCGTCTTTGGTCGAGTCCGAGTAGCCGATCATGCACAACTGACGGTTGCCCGTTGCGCGCAGGTGCCGGACGTATGGCTCGCAGCTCAGCAGCGTCTCAAGAATGGCGGACGATCGCTTCAGGTCGTTGATCGTCTCGAACAGCGGGACGATCGGCAGCCGGAACGCGGCCGACTCTGACGATTCGTGCGCCGCGGTCTGCTCACATCGCGTGGCAGCGAGTCGACCGAGCCAGAGCATCGCCAGCACATCGGAAGGGTGATGCGTCATGCTGGCGATCACCGTGCCGAGTGCCTCGCGTCCGAGCGTGGCGACGGTGCGTTGCATGAGCATGAACAGGTCCAATGTCTGACGCGTGTCGGCCGAAAGCCGGGCCACGTCGATCCGCTGCGCCACGGCGGGGGGAACGGGCTCGGTTAGCCGGGCCTGTTTGCTCGGCTCGTTGAGCGTGGCGTAGTCGGGCTCGATGTCAAGTTGCTGCATCAGTTCGCCGACGGCGGCGTTGAGCTTGCCGGCATCTTCGCGGATATCCATCCGCGCCAGGTGAAAGCCGAACATCGCCACGCGGTCGAGCCAGTCTTGCACGGCCCCGTCGGCCAAGCGGTGAAAGTTGTTTTCACGCAGACTTTCGCCGACGAGATTCAGATCGTTTGCCAGTTCGTTCGGCCCCGCGTAAGCCGCCTCCGGCAGCGGCTGGCCCGGCTCGGCGTGAACGGTCTGCATTAGGCGGTGCTTCACAATCACCAGCCAGTGGCGGTACTTTTCATGCGGGTTCAGTTCTGCCAGCAGCAGCTCCACGGTCGGCCAACGCTTGATCGCTTCGTTCAGCGCGCTGCGCAAGTCGGGCGTAATCGGATGCCTCCGCTCTGATACGCTGAGTACCCGCGTCAGCTCACGACACTGCTCAAGATGCTTTTCGATCGCTGCGCGACGAAGCGTCATGAGTGATTCGATCGTCACGTCGGTGGTGACGAACGGATGGCCGTCACGATCGCCGCCGATCCACGTGCCGAACCGCAGAAACACTGGCAGACGAAACGTCCGCTCCGGGTAAGCGTCGGCCAGTGCTTCGCGCATCGCGCGGTACAGCCGGGGCCCGACTTGCCAGATTGAGTCCAGTGCAAAGAGGCTTCGCCGAACCTCTTCGATCACGGTCGGCTTGCGCGGGCGAAGCGTGTCGGTCTCCCACAAGCAGTCCAGGTCGGCACGGATGCGCGACAACAACGCGCGGCGCTCGCGCGGCAGCACGTCCGTACGGTCCAGATCGACGAGATCATCGCGCAGGCGGTTGAGTGTGTTGCGGACAGTACGGCGCTTGGCCTCGGTGGGGTGGGCGGTGAACACCAGCTCGATGTCGAGTTTGTCCAGCAGTTGTTGCATGGCGTCGGCATCAAGGCCCTGATGCTGCAATGCTATGATCGCAGCGCCGATCGACTCGGCTTGCGGTGCCGGCGCCAGCGCCCGTTCACGCTGGCGCAGTACACGGATGCGATGACGATCCTCCGCCAGATTTGCCAGGTCGAGAAAGCACGTCAGTGCCCGAATCAACTCACCCAGTTGTTCGTAGTCGAGTTCGGCCAGGAGTTGGCAGAGCTTTCCCTCCGCGTCCGCCGTCCCCGCTCGCCGCTGCTTGGCGAGCTTGCGCACGCGCTCGACCAACTCGTACAGCCCCTCGGGCGCGTGACGATGCAGCACGTGTCCGAGCTCGAACCCGAGCATCCGCACGTCGCGACGAAGCGGGGCTTCGGGCGACGCCGACCGACGCGCCCGCGCGGGCGATCGTCGCCCGATGTCAGGCTGGGGCATATCCATCGCCGCATGTTTTGATTCAGACGGTGAAGACACGTCAACAAACTCCTCTTGTCATGGTCGGTCTGCCTGCCTGCGACCCGGTGCGACCATGCGAAGCAGGTCTTGCACCGTGCGATGCGCTTCGATCGGATGACGCAACGACTGCTGCGTGTGAATGCGGTAGTGGTTTCGTCGGCCGTGCCGCTCACGAGAGAGCACCGCGGCTTCTTCAAGATCGGCCACGATCTTCTGCACCGCTCGCTCGGTGATGCCCACCTGCGCCGCTACATCGCGCAGCCGTGCCTCCGGATCGGCTGCGAGGCAGATGAGCACGTGTGAGTGGTTGGTCAGAAACGTCCAGTTCATCATAGGCTACACGTCTCCTTCCCACGCCGTGACCCACTTGCTTCACGAGCGTGGTTGCATCGACGGCATCTTGTTCAATGAACCAACCACTGGCAGTCACTGACCAGACACACCCCGCCGGACTGCCGAAGCAACGGTTCCACCGCGTCGACGATCACGCTAACCATCTGCTCCGGTATGGCCACCAGCACATACGCGTTCGTCGACGCACCGCTGACTTCGTCGGCGTACTGCTCGCCACGTTCGCCATAGCCTGCCACGCCCGGCAGCACCGTATAGCCGGACACCGCGGCTGCCCGCAACGCCTCAAGCACGTCAGGCAGGTGCGGGCTGTCGATCACAATCTCGATCCGCTTCATCGG contains:
- a CDS encoding FAD-binding oxidoreductase; this encodes MSLSDGVKPDLQLENLVASLADIVGQEHVLIDGPTLDRYARSSSGNPTRPLALVRPADTEQVQRLVQLAVDAGLALHPIARGRNWGYGDACAPTQNQVVVDMARMNRIVEVNRRLAYTVIEPGVSQGQLWQYLQQYAPDLMMDCTGAGPDASLVGNTLDRGFGHTRYGDHFLTTCGMQVVLPDGRVLETGFGHYSPKPHAQHVYRYGIGPFLDGLFVQSNFGIVTRIGLWLMPKPEAFSAFFFSDPNPQAIEKIVESLAPLRMQGLLTSAIHIGNDLRLLSARTRYPWERAQGKTPLSDDLRKQLCSEFGIAAWTGCGAISGTRETVAATKKAVRRAVRTHTLVFLDDQRIRRLDQVSQWLGRLGLAGGLRTKLASIRPIYGLLKGEPTSESIAGTAWRVRGPVSEPIESPLDAHAGIIWASPVIPATGDDARRLLDLMEPIYKKHGFEMLVTFTMINERAMVAVTNLAFDAREADEARQAADCYHELTTTMLANGYPPYRSSPLGQRHLRHGSEVYWDVVDQLRQMLDPRGIVSPGRYEPPLPSASSSSGSANDEQDM
- the ppc gene encoding phosphoenolpyruvate carboxylase; translated protein: MSSPSESKHAAMDMPQPDIGRRSPARARRSASPEAPLRRDVRMLGFELGHVLHRHAPEGLYELVERVRKLAKQRRAGTADAEGKLCQLLAELDYEQLGELIRALTCFLDLANLAEDRHRIRVLRQRERALAPAPQAESIGAAIIALQHQGLDADAMQQLLDKLDIELVFTAHPTEAKRRTVRNTLNRLRDDLVDLDRTDVLPRERRALLSRIRADLDCLWETDTLRPRKPTVIEEVRRSLFALDSIWQVGPRLYRAMREALADAYPERTFRLPVFLRFGTWIGGDRDGHPFVTTDVTIESLMTLRRAAIEKHLEQCRELTRVLSVSERRHPITPDLRSALNEAIKRWPTVELLLAELNPHEKYRHWLVIVKHRLMQTVHAEPGQPLPEAAYAGPNELANDLNLVGESLRENNFHRLADGAVQDWLDRVAMFGFHLARMDIREDAGKLNAAVGELMQQLDIEPDYATLNEPSKQARLTEPVPPAVAQRIDVARLSADTRQTLDLFMLMQRTVATLGREALGTVIASMTHHPSDVLAMLWLGRLAATRCEQTAAHESSESAAFRLPIVPLFETINDLKRSSAILETLLSCEPYVRHLRATGNRQLCMIGYSDSTKDGGFLAANWCLHQAQRELSQVAKRHGVEVAFFHGRGGSLGRGGGPAARGILTLPPEAVDGRLRVTEQGEVLAERYDDPQVAYRHLEQVTWATLLVSAKSAEPVPEQWRRTMDRAADASERVYRELLETPGFISYFEHATPIEVIESLPIGSRPSRRQAQRDLSTLRAIPYTFAWTQSRHMLTAYFGLGGALNASAAGDWANFREMYQHWPLFRSIIDNAELGLAKCDRNIIHQYARLVPDASISEKLVGMVVHEIDRTCDALQQVTGRPALLDAVVWLQRSVQARNPYVDALNFIQIELIHRFRQSTASEAQLEQLAELLRLSVQGIAAGLRTTG
- a CDS encoding helix-turn-helix transcriptional regulator; the encoded protein is MMNWTFLTNHSHVLICLAADPEARLRDVAAQVGITERAVQKIVADLEEAAVLSRERHGRRNHYRIHTQQSLRHPIEAHRTVQDLLRMVAPGRRQADRP
- a CDS encoding P-II family nitrogen regulator, with translation MTLQPMKRIEIVIDSPHLPDVLEALRAAAVSGYTVLPGVAGYGERGEQYADEVSGASTNAYVLVAIPEQMVSVIVDAVEPLLRQSGGVCLVSDCQWLVH